The genome window AACGCCTGCTGGGTGGTACGCGCAAGCCTGGGAGAGCAGAGTGGGGGGCCCTGGTCCAAGGGTGGAGGCACAGGGCCACTCTTGGGGAACCCTGCCCCAGCCTGCAGTGCACATGAACCATTGGCTGGGTGGGCATCGGTCCTGCCCAGTCAACAGCACCGGGGCTGTGGCCAAGGGCAGGGGCCATTAGGAAAGGGTCGGCCTCAGCCTCAGATCACTGGGCCTGTCCCTCTTGGAAGATCTGGGGACCCCGAGGCTCAGAGCAAGCCCCACCGAGCTCCTCGGGTAGGTGGATCGGGGTGGGGTAGGAGTCCGTGGGGGCGGGCCAgccttggccctggcccctgTCCCCAGGGCTCCCCTTGCCTCCAGCACAAGCACTTCACAGAGGACATCCAGACTCGGCAGTACCGGGCCGTCGAGGTGCTGATTGGTGCCGAATATGGCCCCCCAGCAGACATCTGGAGCACAGCCTGCATGGTACGCCCACCCGGGCTGCCCTGTGCCCAGGGCCACCAGCCCACTGGCCAGCAGCCTCACTTCCTCCCCCTTCCAGGCCTTCGAGCTGGCCACTGGTGACTACCTGTTCGAGCCACATTCTGGAGAAGACTACAGTCGTGATGAGGGTAAGGGATGAGGGCCCTGGGCTCAGCCGCTCAGCCTCCCGGCCTCCCGGCCTGCCCGCCCCCAACCTCCTCTTTCTGCCCACAGACCACATAGCTCACATCGTGGAGCTTCTGGGGGACATCCCCCCAGCCTTCGCCCTCTCAGGCCGCTATTCCCGGGAGTTCTTCAACCGGAGAGGTGAGGGCCCGGGCAGGCTCAGGCCATGTGGCTGCAGGGAGGGTGGGACAGGGACCTTGGACTCTGCAACAGAGGGAACACTGGGGTCCCAGTAGCCAGGGCCAAAGCAGAAGGCAGGCCTGGAGACAGGGACAGAGCCTGACGCCCACTGGCCTGCCCACAGGAGAGCTGCGGCACATTCACAATCTCAAGCACTGGGGCCTGTACGAGGTGCTCATGGAAAAGTACGAGTGGCCCCTAGAGCAGGCCACGCAGTTCAGTGCCTTCCTGCTGCCCATGATGGAGTACATCCCCGAAAAGCGGGCCAGTGCCGCTGACTGCCTCCAGCACCCCTGGCTCAACCCCTAGGCCCGGCCACGGCTCCACCTCCAGCTCTCCATGCCTTGAGGGAAAAGCGGCACAGCTCTCACCACCCTTCTGGGCGCCAGCTCCCCACAACCGCAGGGCAGAAGACACGCTGGAGCCAGGCCCGGCTCTCAGAGCGTGTTCTGCCTGAGACCCCCAGGTGGGCCCTTGGAGAAAGTGTGTGTGTTCCTTTCTTAATAAAGCGTGGACTGAACATCGGTGCCTGGAGTGAGGGAGGCCCACGTCAAGTCTAGGCAGAAGCTGCTTTATTCTGGGCTCTGCCTACCAGGCTGGCTGGGGTGCTGGGGTGGGAAGGGGAATCCAAGGAGGTCCCAGGGCCAGCCTAGGCCTCCACGGCCCGGCCGTTGATGACGCGGATGTGGCGGATAATGTCCTGGATGGCTTCAGATGTTGTGCCCTGGCCCCCGATGTCTGGAGTGTGCATCTGTAGGACACAGGCAGGCTCGGCACACGCCAGGCCCCGCCACTCCCCGCTGTACAGGTGGCCTGGGGCTACCCACTGTCTCCCGTGGCGTGCAGGGCTGGGACTGCCACAGGAGGGAAGTGGCACCAGCTAAGGGCCAGAAGGTGGTGCCGGATCCATTATCACCCTCCCCTGGGGACCGCGGTCAGTGCATGAGGTGGGCTACAGGAGGCTGCAGGGGGAGACTGCGTGGGGTAGCAGGGTAGGGTGCAAGGGGAACCTCACATTCTCATTGTCCATGGACGCCAGGACAGCCTTACGGATGGAAGTGGCATAGGAGTGCAGCCTAGAGGACGGGACAGCCAGGCTTCAGTCCCTGGGGCCCGGAGGGCTGGCTAGGGGCTCGCGGGGCACCGGGAGCCACTCACTTGAGGTGGTCCAGCATCATGCAGCTGGCCAGCAAGGTGGCCGTGGGGTTGGCGATGTTCTTATTGGCGATACTCTTGCCGGTGTTCCTCGTAGCCTGGAGAGGCAAGATGAAGGAGAGTGGGTGGAGGGCAGAAGGATGGTGACTCTGCTCCTGTGACGTGTCCAGAAGAGACCACTCCACAGGGACAAAAGCCCATCAgcgggtgccaggggctgggggagggtgtGGGAACAGACAGCTTATGGGGACAGGCTTTCCTCGTGGGGTGGTGAAAACGTTCTGGAATGACATGGTGGTGATGGCAGTACAACCCTGGATATCCAAAAAACTACTAAATCATGCACTTTGAACGGGCGAACCCGATGGGATGAGTGTGCCTCAGTAAGTCTGTGAACTGGAAAAACGCGGCAGGCTACGGCCCTGCCCCTAGTACTCACCGTTTCAAACACTGCATACACATGGCCATAGTTGGCCCCAGCCACAAGGCCTGGGCCCCCAACCAGTCCTGCGCAGACGTTGTTGACAATGTTGCCATAGAGATTGGGCATTACCATGACATCAAACTGCTGGGGTCGGGACACCAGCTGTGGGACAAAGAGGGGGCTGGCTGAGGGGCAGATTCGGGAGCATGGGTAACAGAAGCCCAGGGCACCCAGGGCAGGGGGGATAGCACTGGGCAGGCTAATACCTGCATGGTGGTGTTGTCCACAATCATGTTCTCGAAGGTGATCTGGGGGTAGCGGGCTGCCACCTCCCTGCAGCACTGGAGGAAAAGCCCATCGCCCAGTTTCCTGGTGAGGGGTTAGGAACAGGACACCAGCTTGGCCATCGCAAGTCAGCCGGAGGGATGGGGCATGCAGAGGCCCCAGGAGGCTGGGGTCTGAATTCTAACCTGTCCCTCACCAGCAAAATGGACAGAatcccaccccacctcccctAAGTGTGGGCTCTGGCAATGCCTCGAGGGCAACAGGGCACTCGCCTGGGGTGGCCCCTCGGTGGGTAGCTGGGCTTTTGGACCACAAATCCCTGAGAACAGGCCCAAGCAGGCCACTGCAGCTGCTTCTGGACTACTCTCAGAGGGGTCAGGGGACAGGGGGCATACATGATGTTGGCCTTGTGTACAGCCGTCACTTTCTTGCGCCCGCTCTCCTGCGCCAGCTTGAAGGCATACTCGGCAATGCGCAGGGACTTGGCCTTGGTGATGATCTTCAGGCTCTCCACCACTCCCGCCACGCTCTGAGGAGGGGATGGGGAGAAGAGATCCATGTGCTACTGAAGAGCGGCACTGGCCAAACAAGCTGGTGTGACGGGGCCACAGTGGGAAGCACCCCATCTGCGTATTTCTGACTTCTCCCTCAggcacagcccctgccctctgAGGGTACGCCTGTCCCTGGTTCCTTAAGCTCTCCCCTTAATCTTGACCCCAAGGGGGCTCATCCCGGGCCGCCCATGCACACCTCATGCTCCAGGCTGCTATACTCGCCCTCTGTGTTCTCCCGGACAATGAGGATGTCTATGTCCTTGTGCcgggtcaccacacctggcaggcTCTTACAGTGAATGACATTGGCATAGAGGTCCAGGCTGGTGCTGGGAGGGGACAGAGAAAGAGGCTGCTAGGCCTGACAGGTTGCTGACTGGAGCCAGACTCCGCTGGCTCACCCCACATTAGCCCCACCGAGCCCCCAGCCCGCACACCCGGATCTCACCGAAGGATGTTGTTTCGAGATTTGTGTGACGGTGGCAGGTTATGGTTGGTTTCAATGTTGCCTGCAAAACACAACACAGGTTTAGCGGCActgcccatccccaccccacctcagcaGGGCAGCTGAAGTCTGCCAGGGTCAGGAGAAGACTTGGGGAGCAAAAATGCTTCATGGAACACTAGAATGCAACTTCCAGCCTAAGCCCCACAAGGCTACGTGCTCAGGGATCTCGAAGGGTGCCTGGTGGAGCAGGTGCTCCATGAATAACCACTGAGCGGTGGAATGAACaagtcaataaatgaataaaggctGGCAACTGGCCAGGCGGCCATGCCATTCCCTGCCCAGGCTCTGGAGCCACAGAAAGTGACGACTCTTTATTAAACAGGGTGGCCGGCCAGGCTGGAGCTAGCAAGGTGGCCTTGGCGGTGTTACTGCCAGGACCCCGCATCAAGGCACCACACTcaggggcaggcaggggctgcCTGGAGAAGGCCACAGATTGGCCGGGCCCTGCCCTACGACCCAGGGCACCTGGAGTAAGGGAAGCAGAGGCTGGTGGCCACTGGAGACAGCAGTCAGAGGGTGCCAAACAGAGGCCGCCTGCTGGTGAGCGCCACCCCGCCCAGATCGCTCCACTCTGAGTGCAGGGGTCCCCTGTGGCTGGCACAAAGGCCCCTCCACTTGACTGCCAGAGCCTGGGGCTCCTCCTGGGTTCATTTTTGCTCACACGCTCCTCACACAGTGCAGGTGATGGGCTGAGTGTGCAAAATGAGCGATGGAAGCAGTTTAGGAACCTCAAGCGAAGCCCCGAGAATCCCTGCCTGGGCTGTGCCATCCACCCCCAGGCTGGCTGCACCCGAAGCGCCAGGCAGAGGGTCAGAACTACATCTCTGTGATACCTGGTTTGTGAAGAAAGATGCTGAGGGTCAAAGCTGACCCCAGCAGAGATGACTGTCTcaagagggaaggaggagtggGAGGGAGCCTGTCACTGGACAGGCGCACACACAGCTGCTCCCACTAGAATCCCAGCATCATAGCGCAAACAGGCCCGAGGAGGCGTCCACCCAGTCTCCAAGCACAAGGGTCCTCTCTAGTCAGACAAGCCCTTAAATCAGAGCCATGGGACCTCACAAGAGTCAGCTCAGAGGGAGGTAAAAGAAATCATgcgggccgggcatggtggctcacgcctgtaaccccagcactttgggaggctgaggcgggcggatcacgaggtcaggagttcgagaccagcctggccaatgtggtgaaaccctgtctctactgaaaatacaaaaatcagctgggcgtggtggcacacgcctgtaatctcagctactcgggaggctgaggcagaagaattgcttgaaactggaaggcacaggctgcactgagccgagatcgcaccactgcactacatcctgggcgacagagcgagactccatctcagaaagaaagcaagaaagaaaacaagtaagcggctgggcgcagtggctcatgcctgtaatcctagcactttgggaggctgaggcaggtggatcacaaggtcaggagatcgagaccatcctggctaacacggtgaacccctgtctctactgaaaacacacaaaaaattagccgggtgtggtggcgggcacctgtagtcccagccactcgggaggctgaggcaggagaatggtgccaacccaggaggtggagcttacagtgagccgagatcgcgccactgcactccagcctgggagacagagcaagactccgtctcaaaaaaaaaaaaaaaaaagaaaaaaaaagaaaagaaaacgaaggaagggagggagggagggagggagggaggaaggaaggaaggaatcacACCTAGGGCCCCATCCTGGCCCCTGGCCCTGGAGCTCACCCTTCAGGGCCACACGGTTCCGGCGGATGGCCATGATGGCATTGCGAATGTCCTCTTCATCAGCGTTGGAACTCACGTGCACCTCTTCAAAGTCCACTGGTACACATGCGTGCCTGAGGCAGAGCAGGGTCAGGGAGGCTGGCCCAGGCCCTCCCcgcacctcctccaggaagcctgcccaggCTACCACTCTCCTGTTGCTACCTGCCCTGACCTGGCTCTAACTGAGAAGGGACTGGGCCCACTTTCACCAACTGATGGGGACATGCTTGAACTCCACAATGCACACTGTGGCAGGACTGGTGCCACCTTCCCTAAGCCCAGGCCAGCCTGGCAGCATCACAGGCCATGCAACGCAAGGCCTGGGCTTACAGGTAGTCCTGCCATGGCCTCACCGAGTGCTTCTGGGCGCAATGCCCCTCTTGGCACAAAGTCCTCAGGGCCCCCTGCCTGAGGACAAAGTGGGGACCCAGGAGCCCCATACCTGAAGACGGACTTGACATGCAGCATGAGCTCCGGCCCAATGCCATCCCCTGGGATCATGGTCACTGTGTGCCGCCCGCCATACTTAGCCGACGgaggctgtgggaggcagagggtgaagGTGGGCCTTCCGGGATCCCACATGCCTCCAGCTCGGCCCCCATGGGCTCCAGCCAGTTCCCTTCTTCCTACTGGCGCTGACCCCACAGGCCACCCCGTCACAAGGTGCCAACTTGGGGCAGCCCCGTCCCAGACAGGGCTGCTCATCCAGGGCTCCTGGGTCAGCAGCAGCCCACCCCCACCTGGAATTTAGTCAACCCCAAAGCAACTAAGAGCCCCCTAAACCTAACAGGCAAAGAAGAATACTCACAATTGTTTGTTGctagaaaggaggagaaaggaagaagacatAATCAGCCAAGGTTCCAAGAGCAAAGCTGTGACCAGGAAAGTGGGGCCTTTTCCCGGGGGGATGCTGGCCAGTACAACTCCCAGAAGAGGGGTGGGTAACCCGTGGAGACCGCATCTCAGAGGAAAGGACGCAGGCCGTGCGCACACGCGTACAACTGCGGCCACATGGAGACAGACACATGCATGGGCACGGGCAGGTACTTACTGAAGAGATGCTCCTTGAGGGGACCTCGTGGGCGCCTAGAACCTGGCAGAGAGACCAAACGCCAGAGGTTGGTTTGATGTCCAGCCCAGAAAGCCAAGTTAGAAGGAAAAACGGACCGTCCCCACTGTGCCCTGGCAGGTCCCCTGTCTGTGCGGCATGGCCCACTGCCAGGGGCACAACAGACAATTAGCTCCGAAGCCTCTGTCCCCAGGGCCGACCCGCTGGAGCACCCGGAAAGCAGAAGGcactccagcctcctgcctccttcGGCTCTtcagcaaatttcttttttttttcttttttttcttttttttttttttgagacggagtctcgctgtgtcgcccaggctggagtgcagtggcgcaatcttggctcactgcaagctccgcctcccggcttcatgccattctcctgcctcagcctcccgagtagctgggactacaggcgcccgccaccgtacccggctaattttttctatttttagtagagacagggtttcaccatggtctcgatctcctgaccttgtgatccgcccgcctcggcctcccaaagtgctgggattacaggcgtgagccaccgcgcctggcaggaAAATTTCTTAAAAGGCAtgtccctgccctccctcctctttTTTGCTTCTGATTATTTTCTTGGCCAGTTATTCCTGCTCAGCGATGTTTGTAACATGCGAAAAAGGCAAACTAACCCTGGTACAGCAGAGAAATCATTACAAAAAAGCACAGATCCATGACAACAGTCATGTTATCACTTCGCTGAGCACTTTTCCTTATTACAAAAGCAGCATGTGGTTGCTACAGAAAACGCAGAATAGGGAGATAAGAAGGTAGtacccagcctccagcctccctgaGACAAGTATTGTTGGCCCCCTGGGAAATGGCCCTTCGGCGttagaaattgaaaacaaatgtgTAGGGACATCCAGCCATTTCCGGAAGGTTGATAACAGAAACCCAACTCTAGGAAGGCCTTCGGAAAAGACGGCTGGATGCCAAATGTCCCCAACGCCCTGCCTGGAAATGCCGAACAGCTTCAGAGCCAAAGCTGCCTAAGCCAAATGTGCCAGGTGCCAAGTGACCTGCTGTCCTGGAAGAAGCCCCACCTAGGAACACACCTGAGATGGTGGCAGAGCCAAGGTCTTCCCTGCCACTTGGGGATGTCCTGCCACTTGACCACCAGACAGGAGCAAACTGTTCCAGCCAATGGCAGAAGCATCACAGCCATTGGCCAAAGAGCCGTGCCTTCCTGCTAGTCCAGAAGGCTCGGGTGGAGTCTGACCTCTCCCTGTCTGTGTGTATCTGGCCGGCATTCGCAAGGGGCCCACTTGCCCAAGCGCTGGCAGTGCAGATGTACCACTCATCAGTCCAAGCCAGGGGCTAGGAGAGTGTGACCACAAGGACCAGAGCCCTGAGTGGAGCTCAGCTGATCTGTGTGGCACCTGGATCTGCAACCACAGGCACAGTCGGgacttttctgtcttctctctagCGCTTGTCAGCATCTGAAATCATCTTATTTGGGGGCTCTTGTAAGCACGCAGAAGGTGGCTTCGATGGATCTTCCTCCAGGGAGCTCTCCCTGATGCCCTAAGGCTACTGAGCTGGGATCCTAAGGCCCTACTTACCCCCCTCCCTAGGTTGTCACTGCATTGCTCCCTCCTCAACCCCTGAGCCCGAGAGGAGGGGCCAAGTCAGTCTGGTCCAATACTGTCACCCTAGGACCCAGCACAGTACCTGGCCCAGAGCTAGGACATAAGGAACATTTCCTGAGTGAACAAGCACAtcagaaaatgaggaaagaacTGGAGACTAGGGAGGCCTCGGTCCAAATCCACCATCCACTCCTCTGGAGATGGCTTCACGGCCTCATTTGAAATTCACAGAATGGAGGTACCTACTTTCCGTGACTGCTGGAAAGATTAGGCGAGAGGAGGTGTGTGAGTTGCTCACAGTAGCTAGTGCTACATAGCACACCTGCCCCTTTACCCCACTGGCACCTCAGGTCAGAGTTCAAGGCTGGTGTCCCTGGGGGGGTCACAGGTGGAcccctgcagctcccagcagtaGTTCCTCCTGGGCTTCAGCTGTGGCAGCGAGCCAATCTCCTGAGGGCATGGACCTCCCTCACAGATGGCAACATCACCACCAGGGCTGAACCTCTCCGCCACCCGGTCCCTGTGCCAGGTGTTCCTTTGGACTTTGGCAAAAGACCCAGAGAGCACTCCAGATGGACTTCCCTGACCGTACTGTACAGATGCAGGCACCTTCCTTCAGGAGGTCGCAAAGGCTCTGCCTTGTGCCCCAACTTCCCTGTGAAGCCACCAATCAAAGGAGCCAGGTGTGAGGCAGGATGCAATATGCACACGCCTCCCGCTCTCCCATCACCCTTTCATAgttccacagaaagaaagaacatccACACCCCACATCTTATGCCTGCTGAGGCTTCTCTCTTTCACACATTTCTGTCGGACCATGTGCCAATGGTGGCTGTATGTTCTCCCATGGCGTCCAAATCAGTGGGATCCAAGACCTGGGATTCCTCTATAAGGGTTCCCATACCCAGGACAATCAGTCTCAGGGCAAGGCACTGCCCAGCTACCCACCGTTCACTGTCCCCTACTCCCACCCCAacgcacacacaagcacatacacaGGGGAGGTCAAGGAGGAGGCACATGTCTTCACCGAGAGCCTACAGGAGCCCAGTTGCTAGAGCCATCAGAGCCTCTGGAAAGCCACTATATGCTGCCGTCCTTTCAGCAGCAAGGTAGGAGAAGTCGGCATTGTCAAGAGAATTTCATTAGGCACAAGCATCTCCCCCAGAggccagaaagagaaaacagcaagTAGAGGTGTCCCTGGTGAGTGGCAACAAAATCACGGAGTTCTGGAAGGTCAGAGTTGACAGGATCCTTTGAAAACATGAAGTCTCCCCTCTGGGTTCCAAAGGGGAAACTGTAACCCAGAGAGAGGAGAAACTGGCCTAAGGCCACGCACTGGGTCAGTGGGGGAGCATGGCCTAGAGGCCAAACCTCTTACCCATCAGGGCCAGCTGCTTCAGATGGTTTCCAGCCCACCTAGGACCTAAATTAACCTCTTCTTAAATAAGCGTAAGGAAAAAGGACTCAGACCTGAATACGCAAGACCGCAGACCAAGAAGAGCAGAAGCAAAACCCCCGCAGCCTGAGAAACCCTAGCTCCTTCCCATTCCAGGCGCCTCGGGGGGAAGGCATCTGGGGCTCTAAGACTGTGGGAGGATGGGGTATGACTGGCAAAGTCCGGTTCTTTGCCACCGGGACAAGTGGCAAAGCGGTCAACGAGACGGGAACCCATGGAGAAATTTGAGTCCCGGAACCGGATTCCCGAAGCGGTTTGAGAAAGGCGGGCCGGGATACGTGAGTGACTGCGTCAAAGGGCTCTTTCAAGGACAGTAAGGAGGTGACAGCCGCCGTGGCCCACTCTCCCGGCCCGTCCGGAacccccccccccgccacccGATGCAGACGCCCTGGGGGAGCCGGCCCAGGGCCAACTTCGGCCAATCCCCTCAGTGACAGCGGAGGCGGCCAATCAACCCCGGCGCGCAGCCCTCTCCTAGCCAATCGGACTCCAGACTGCTTCGGGAGCGGCTACCCCACCGCTCCCCTGCGAGCGCTGCCGCGGCCCCGTGGCCCTTTCCCTGCTCACCTCCCAGGGACGGCAGAGAAGGGCTGGCCTGAGCACTGCCTTCGCAGCGCCGCCGGCGACCGTCGCTACCTTCAGCGCCATGACGGAAAGTGAGAGCCTCCGCACGTCCCGTCACGCAGACACCGCTCTCGCGAGAGTTCCACGGGGTGCGAAGTTTCGGGGACCGGCGCGGGCCCGGTACTGCGCACGCGCGCGGTCTCACCGATTCCCACGCCCCCTTCCGGCGCCTAGAGCGCCGCTGCCGCCATGTTGATGGGGGATCGCGACCAGCTGGGCCCCTGTCTCGGGGAGGGGCCACGTCAGTGCTGCCAGAGACGTCACAATGCCGGCCCGGCCCTTCGGTGCACGATTGGCTGCCGCTGTCACTTACGCGTCGCTCTTCCTCGTTTGCCCCTCGTGTTCATGGGAGCTcgttttcttttcctctaggcAGAGAAGAGGCGATGGCGGCGATGGCATATCTCGGCGCCCTGGCGCTGCTCCTGCTGTCCAGCCTCTCCCGCTGCTCAGGTAGCGGCCCAGTCGGGGCTTCTTTCTGGCGAGCCTCTGACCCACCCCACGTGGTGTTGAGGGGAGGAGGGATGCGGGGGTCTGGCTTTTCGGGGTCCGTCGCTGAGAGCCGGGCCTTCCTCCGAGAGGCAGGCGGCCTTGGGACGCGGGGACCAAAGCACCTCGGGCACGTTTACCGGCAGCCAGGCTTTTCCTTGTCTGCCCATACGAAGAGGAGTCCCGGAGCCTCCACCGTGCGCCCGGCCCCCAGCTCCAGCACGGAACGTGACACATGTCCCCGCTCCCGCTCCCCGCGGGGTCGGACCAGAACGAAGCTCTGTAGTGCTGAGCGATCGCGGTCAAAAACGGGGCTGGAGGAACCACATAAGCTAGGAAGGGACCTCAGTGAGGAGAGGGAGCAAGAACGGGGCGAGTTAGATGGGGAGCCAGAGGTGCGCAGGACCTTGAGTGCCAGGCCGAAGACTGGCCTTTCCGGAGGGCCCTGCCTTACCCTTACCAGAGTTTTCGGCAGAGCCTACCAGGGGTCCCGTCGATTTGCGTTCATGAGGGTCTGAGGCTCCAGAGTGTGTTTAGGAGGTGGCTGCAGCAGCCAGTCCCGGGCCCGGGGGCCAGGACTGGACAGGGGTGGCTTTCTGCACATTCCCTTTTCTGCCGTCCTTCAGGCCAGTAGCCTTGCTGCCTGCAACGTTTTGCCAGCTTAACTGGCCTCCCTGCCCGCACCCTCTTGTCTGCCCCTCAGGAATTCCCTGAGTTATAGCCAGGGACTTATCCAGAGGACAAGCCTGGCCATAAAACCCTTTCGGGGGCTCCCCTGCGCCACAGGAAGCAGGCCCAACTTAGGCAGGACACAGAAAGGCTGGTAGGATCTGGCCCCTGAGAGCGGCCTCCATGCTGTTCCTACGGATCTGCCTCCTCTGGTCCGGACCCAGAGCCTTCTCTGACGTCCTCTGCTGAAGCCGTCATTCTGCCGGAGCATCACATTTGGACAGCTGGTGACTGAGAACGTTCCCATTTTGGGGAGCCTTTGTTTCACACCCTCTGATGTAGGCGGCAGCCTGTCTTTCCTGTGGGCCTCTGTGGTTATggagaaggctaaggcagagtcCTTTCTCTCACAGCTGACAAGTTGTGCTTCTGGAAGCAGAGCCTCTCCTGATGACTTCCTCAGGAAACGCTGGGGCAGTGCATTGCCTGCCTGCAGCCCTACCCCTGATGTCTCTGCTGAGGATGCCTTCAGTAACCCGTCCAGGCCGTTTGTGGTTCTGAATGGAGGCTGGCCTGGCCCCCTGGCCTCCGTGTCATAGGTCCAAGCGTTGGCATGTATTGTCCAGTGAATCCAGCGCCCACCTGTCCCCAGCACACGCGTTCGCTCTTCCTGCACACCTCCAGAAAGCCGGCCTTGCCCCTCTCCAGTCTGCTTTCACAGCCATCCCACCTACCTTGCCACTGCATTTGTGACCGAGCACTTGGATCTGTCTGGATCCCACCTGGAAGGGACAGGAGGATCCCGTGCGTCCTCAGCTGATCCGTGCTGTGAGGCAGGGCCCGGCCATCCTGCCCTCAGACTGGGATACTCGAGCTGGCCTTACCCAAgcatctctccctcttccctgcaGCTGAGGCCTGCCTGGAGCCCCAGATCACCCCTTCCTACTACACCACTTCTGACGCTGTCATTTCCACCGAGACTGTCTTTATTGTGGAGATCTCCCTGACATGCAAGAACAGGGTCCAGGTGAGACAGTGGGGTTTCAGACAGGAGGGCGGGTGGGGGTGCTCCTCACTGCCAGTTGATGGGGGACCCGTGTCAACAGAGATTCCAACTCTTGGGGTGCTGGAGAGATCAGGGCACGGCGATGCCAGATCCTAGCCAGTGTTGACAGGTCACCTTCCTCACCTGCTTTGTGTGCTGTGCCTACACGAGGTAACACTGGGCTCACAACCTGTGTCCCGAATGAGTATCTGAACCGGGAGAAAGGGCAGCCCACCCTCGTTGCCATTGGCCAGTTTGTCTGTGTGggtgttttgtctttgtttttgttttttgtttgttttgagacagggtctcactctgttgccccggctggagtgcattggcacgatcttggctcattgcagcctccgcctcccgggttcaagagattctcccctcagtctcccgagtagctgggatgacaggcgcttaccaccatgcccagctaagttttgtattttttggtagagacaggatttcgggTGTTTTAACTTCAAGATTGAGGAGCCTTGGCCTTGGCCCCTGACCTACGTTCCCAAAAGTCCAAAGAAGGAAATGGGGCCTTTTTTTTGGGTATGGCTCTCTTAGGGTAAAGCACCCCTTGGGCAGCCCACTGGGCATCCCGGACCCCAGCACCTCCCTTGTAGACTCAGGAAAATCA of Macaca fascicularis isolate 582-1 chromosome X, T2T-MFA8v1.1 contains these proteins:
- the IDH3G gene encoding isocitrate dehydrogenase [NAD] subunit gamma, mitochondrial isoform X3, coding for MALKVATVAGGAAKAVLRPALLCRPWEVLGAHEVPSRSISSQQTIPPSAKYGGRHTVTMIPGDGIGPELMLHVKSVFRHACVPVDFEEVHVSSNADEEDIRNAIMAIRRNRVALKGNIETNHNLPPSHKSRNNILRTSLDLYANVIHCKSLPGVVTRHKDIDILIVRENTEGEYSSLEHESVAGVVESLKIITKAKSLRIAEYAFKLAQESGRKKVTAVHKANIMKLGDGLFLQCCREVAARYPQITFENMIVDNTTMQLVSRPQQFDVMVMPNLYGNIVNNVCAGLVGGPGLVAGANYGHVYAVFETATRNTGKSIANKNIANPTATLLASCMMLDHLKLHSYATSIRKAVLASMDNENMHTPDIGGQGTTSEAIQDIIRHIRVINGRAVEA
- the IDH3G gene encoding isocitrate dehydrogenase [NAD] subunit gamma, mitochondrial isoform X1, giving the protein MALKVATVAGGAAKAVLRPALLCRPWEVLGAHEVPSRSISSQQTIPPSAKYGGRHTVTMIPGDGIGPELMLHVKSVFRHACVPVDFEEVHVSSNADEEDIRNAIMAIRRNRVALKGNIETNHNLPPSHKSRNNILRTSLDLYANVIHCKSLPGVVTRHKDIDILIVRENTEGEYSSLEHESVAGVVESLKIITKAKSLRIAEYAFKLAQESGRKKVTAVHKANIMKLGDGLFLQCCREVAARYPQITFENMIVDNTTMQLVSRPQQFDVMVMPNLYGNIVNNVCAGLVGGPGLVAGANYGHVYAVFETATRNTGKSIANKNIANPTATLLASCMMLDHLKLHSYATSIRKAVLASMDNENSQPCTPRETVGSPRPPVQRGVAGPGVCRACLCPTDAHSRHRGPGHNI
- the IDH3G gene encoding isocitrate dehydrogenase [NAD] subunit gamma, mitochondrial isoform X2 — protein: MALKVATVAGGAAKAVLRPALLCRPWEVLGAHEVPSRSISSPPSAKYGGRHTVTMIPGDGIGPELMLHVKSVFRHACVPVDFEEVHVSSNADEEDIRNAIMAIRRNRVALKGNIETNHNLPPSHKSRNNILRTSLDLYANVIHCKSLPGVVTRHKDIDILIVRENTEGEYSSLEHESVAGVVESLKIITKAKSLRIAEYAFKLAQESGRKKVTAVHKANIMKLGDGLFLQCCREVAARYPQITFENMIVDNTTMQLVSRPQQFDVMVMPNLYGNIVNNVCAGLVGGPGLVAGANYGHVYAVFETATRNTGKSIANKNIANPTATLLASCMMLDHLKLHSYATSIRKAVLASMDNENSQPCTPRETVGSPRPPVQRGVAGPGVCRACLCPTDAHSRHRGPGHNI
- the IDH3G gene encoding isocitrate dehydrogenase [NAD] subunit gamma, mitochondrial isoform X4 produces the protein MALKVATVAGGAAKAVLRPALLCRPWEVLGAHEVPSRSISSPPSAKYGGRHTVTMIPGDGIGPELMLHVKSVFRHACVPVDFEEVHVSSNADEEDIRNAIMAIRRNRVALKGNIETNHNLPPSHKSRNNILRTSLDLYANVIHCKSLPGVVTRHKDIDILIVRENTEGEYSSLEHESVAGVVESLKIITKAKSLRIAEYAFKLAQESGRKKVTAVHKANIMKLGDGLFLQCCREVAARYPQITFENMIVDNTTMQLVSRPQQFDVMVMPNLYGNIVNNVCAGLVGGPGLVAGANYGHVYAVFETATRNTGKSIANKNIANPTATLLASCMMLDHLKLHSYATSIRKAVLASMDNENMHTPDIGGQGTTSEAIQDIIRHIRVINGRAVEA